A DNA window from Setaria viridis chromosome 2, Setaria_viridis_v4.0, whole genome shotgun sequence contains the following coding sequences:
- the LOC117843324 gene encoding probable calcium-binding protein CML24 translates to MAGTNQGVVAVKLALAKGTPSASFRLRNGSLNAVRLRRVFDLFDRNGDGEITVDELAQALDALGLDADRASLAATVGAYVPEGAAGLRFEDFDTFHRALGDAFFGALADKDDAAEGGKGGEDEEEIREAFKVFDVDGDGFISAAELQEVLKKLGLPEASSMANVREMICNVDRDRDGRVDFSEFKCMMQGITVWGA, encoded by the coding sequence ATGGCGGGCACGAATCAGGGCGTGGTTGCGGTGAAGCTGGCGCTGGCCAAGGGGACGCCGTCGGCTTCGTTCCGGCTCCGCAACGGCAGCCTGAACGCAGTGCGCCTGCGCCGCGTGTTCGACCTCTTCGACCgcaacggcgacggcgagatCACGGTGGACGAGCTGGCGCAGGCGCTGGACGCGCTGGGCCTGGACGCCGACCGCGCCAGCCTTGCCGCCACCGTGGGCGCCTACGTGCCCGAGGGCGCCGCGGGGCTGCGCTTCGAGGACTTCGACACGTTCCACCGCGCGCTCGGCGACGCCTTCTTCGGCGCGCTGGCGGACAAGGACGACGCCGCGGAGGGCGGCAAGGggggcgaggacgaggaggagataCGGGAGGCCTTCAAGGTGTtcgacgtcgacggcgacggcttcATCTCCGCCGCCGAGCTGCAGGAGGTGCTTAAGAAGCTGGGACTCCCCGAGGCCAGCAGCATGGCCAACGTGCGAGAGATGATCTGCAACGTCGACCGCGACCGCGACGGCCGCGTCGACTTCAGCGAGTTCAAGTGCATGATGCAGGGGATCACCGTCTGGGGCGCCTGA